AGCTCTAGACATATGTATTATCCATTATTTTCTCTTGGACAATAGTGTCGAGGTCCACAAAGTTTCCATGACGCACAAGGTCTCCAACCACGGTGCACTCAATCCCAACAACTTGATTCCATAACCAATGGGGACAAGCTTTGTTGTAGTAAACAAtgagacatttttttttctcagggaACATATTGtagatgataataataataataataataataataataataataatgaaactCGACGAGAGCAGCTCCATTGGCGGAGAGCTCTATCTGAAGTTTGTAgtgacaaaaataatattttaatagcaatttacttttgaatttaacttttattatatttccTATTTTGATCATTCAGAAAAAGTCAGCTATGCATCCTCTGTTTTCAGAAACTTTTACGTTTTTCTTTCCTATTTTTtcgctattttttattttcttacaagaTTAGATACTCATGCAGACTCCACCTTTGGAGCTGCTATGAGGTTTTTTCTTGCTGCTTTCTCTGTATATTCTccatttttgtgtttttttcttcttttaactttgtttaattagattaaaCTGAATATAAGGGCATCCAAATTAGTATGCTCTCAATGGTGTTCTTATGattaaatgtaataaaaataattataatgtaAGAAAGAGATTAGATAGAAGCTCTTCTTCCTGAGCTTCTTCCAATTTGAGAGAACTCAAATCCTATTTGTCACTTAATTACTGGTTTATTTCTTAaggaaaaatgataaaatacataataattaaaataatactatTTGAGAGACTAATATATGTTCTATTAATGCAGATGCTCTAAGGTCGACTAATGATAGTGGAGATGATtctcaaaaagaaaatcaaCTAGGATACTAGGATTATactttataaattcaaaaatcgATAAAAAATTATTGCAAATGTTAACAAAAATAGATTAGATGCTATACTATTCAGGGTTGTGTTGATAATGTCGACTCCACATTTGTTTTTGACAAATATCTATTATGTTGATAATTTGAGCttaatagaatatttttattttttactgtCACACTTAAGCTTactaaacaaattttttatgtatgaaaaaaaaaacaaagtactTTAAATACTTTTCATTCCTCTTAATACGGTTATGGATATCTATAGGAAAAGAAATTGTAAaccatatttatagaatttaATAACTATATtccgtttatttttttttgacaattttgAATTTCAAAGAGTAGATTTGGGTGAATATATTTCAGAAACAAAACTCTAACCGTAGTGTTAGTAAAGCAAAGAACAACATGGTGTTAGTAAACTACTAAGTACCAACAATTAACATTCCTCAAATGGAAATGACTTGGATCAAAAGATCATACactgaaaatattgtttaaattgattattgataaaaagttattttaatttttatgttggTCCATaccattttctttttaacaatGTTGGTCCATACCATTTAATTTGGGCCGGAAAAAGCTCTTCTGATCCTGAAGATTTGTGTCTTTTATTCCGACACAGACCTCGTTTATAAAGCAGAGATTCGCAACAAATAACTCGTTTCCCACTAATGCAGACCAAGTGTTCGTGAAATTCTTCAAAGATCAAACATCTGGTAATATTACTTACCATTTCATTTTCTTACGATTATGTTTCCTCCTTTGTTTCAGATTGTTTCACTTGGGTTTTTTTGTTACAGTTGGATATTTTTGTGTGCATtacaattagatttttattttatgttattaattTCTAAGGATTTTTTTTCCAACAACCTCTATTCTACATATGGTTCAGCTAGTCAAACTAGTACTGAATCGACATAAATTATAGCTGAATAGGAACTGCAATCATAACGGGATAATTTATCCCTCTTTGAATTATTTGTTCTTAAAATATCTAGACTCTTTAAGGATTTGGAttaggtttttattttatttatttaatatattatatataaacacaaactaagataaaataaacaataataaaaaaatataactattaattaattaattatgaaaaataaataacaatgtaaataaattatggaaaaatatttatgtattgaGACATtcataaggaaagaaagaaacctGAGGCATTGTCTCTTTTACAGAACAGGAAATACATACAGGAGAGAGATAGAAAGATATGGTGACTACAAACTTAGTATCAGAAGAAGATGTAGCTGCGCTAACATTAGTAGAGTACAGCAAAGCTCCTAGAAAGATATTCAAGGAGGTAACCACAAGTTTAACAccagaagaagaggaagaagctgaGCATGAGGTTATGTTGGCACTGATACAACTAAGCCAAAATCATCCAATAAAACGCAGCAAGAGGGTGAAAGCTGATAAAAGTCAGCCTGAAGAGGTGGAAGTTTCTGATCAAGCTAAGCAGCGTAAGAAGAGGCAACCTATGAAGAAAGACAATTCCGAAGAAACCCTAACTCTGCTGCTCAACTGGAACAAAACTAAACCAGCAAAGCCTCCCTTTCTCCTTGAATTGGTGGGTAACGTTTGCAGCAAACCAGTAAGGAAGCAGTTAATGGGAAGCGACGTGAAGAAAGATCAATCCAGGCTCAAGTTAGGGAAGGCGGAAGTGAAGAAGATGGTGCAGCAAGTCATGGGAAAGTCAGATAAAGTTGGGACTAAAGGGCTTGAGGTTTCAGTATATGGACAAGAAGGGGAGGTTGGTAAGATGATGTTCAAGATGTGGAGTGTGAACACGCCTGTGTTAATGGGTATCGGATGGAAGAATTTTGTGAAAGATAATGACCTCACCAAGCATTGTGATTTTCTCACTATTTGgatgtttaggcacaaaaacaGTGATGAGATTTGCTTTGCTATTGACAAGACTAGGCATCATACTGTAACTAGACCTCTGAGTAAGAGGATCTCGAAAGCTGTCTTCAGGAATCCAAATTAGAGGTTTTGTGTTGCTTTTGTTGGTTTTTTATTTTAGGGTTTTGTGTATGTTCACTAAGGGAGTGTTTGGAAGGCTTTTTGGGCTCGGTTCTTGGTTTGTTTCATTGAGAATAGTTAAACTCTCACTTTAGCTAGATTTGTTTATTTGGTTGTACCTGACCGAACTAAAAAAATTTTCTTGATCACAAACCGAccaaactaattaaaatatcacatttctttaacattattaattattacaGTATATATTAGCTTATCGAGTATCAGTTCGTAAATTTTATACTGTAGCATCAATTTAATTTGGTTTTTACTCTGAGGGTACGAAGGATGACCAAGAAATAAcgaggaataatgcattccctaacgttctttaaaaaatttaccattCAAAAGGAATAATAATTTCCTCTCGTTCCctctcattctttttttttgtagagaattaaaaatcaaaattatcatTGTTAAATTTGAGAAAGAACAATCATTCCTTTTCATTCATGTACATTCTTTTTCTATTCGTTCCTCTTGTTTTTCAATTGGTCACCAGTCAGACCCTAAGATTTGTAAACAATATTTTGGAATGACATGAAAAAAGAAACTATAATATTAGCAATAAAAGGTCCAAAATTATACTCATTTGAAGTGATTCATAACTAACTAGAGAAACAACAGATGGTAAACAACAAAATCAATGAGGGAAAGCAAAAAAATCTTTACACATTGCATAACCAAAAGAGTCAAAACAGAAACTCTATAGAGATTTCTTCATCCTTCCATATGACTCAAGCCAAGATTCAATTCAGTTACCAACTCTTGCATGATTGCATCATGCTGCATGTGAGGAACTGAACGTAAGAGAAACATGTTAAAAAAGTTTGAGCCATCAAATTATCATTTCATGATCCATGTGTTAATAATGGGagttttaaattctttttgataAGTCCATATGGTCAGGtagaccatatatatataaagcatACAATAGACATGCTTGACAAGTCCATGTATGTGGTAAAGACTCGATCATATATAAGACCCGATAAGGTTTTGACATTGATATTTcattcaaaacataacatacTACTATAATTAACTCGGTTCACAAACTTCTTTTTGGTCCAATCAAGAAACTTTTCCATTAATGTGAGCTATGAGATTCAAACTATCTCGATTCAGGAACttgtaatgatgatgatgatgatgtccaGCACGACCATGGTATACCTTGCTTTTCAAACCAGTCAGGCATATGAAATCTATCATTATCTGACGTCTTCTTCTTCGAAAGTTGCTTAAGAAGTGGAAGAACAATGTCCAGTAGCTATCGACATGTTTGGTGAGATCTCATTAGATTCCAAAGGGATAAcaaaatgttatttaatattatcAAGAGCTCAGGCTTTATATACATGAGTATCATTTGGCTGCTCTGCGGAGAAGGGAACATATTCTTTGAACCGAGAACTGTCGATGAACTCGTCGGTGGGTCGAGACAAAAGCGTTTATTAGATCAGAGAATTGTTCGGTCAATATACAAAAGAGGAAAGAAACGGTTGAAAGTAAGCCGGCGAAAGCTAGTTCGCCGGACGGTACAAAT
The window above is part of the Brassica napus cultivar Da-Ae chromosome C3, Da-Ae, whole genome shotgun sequence genome. Proteins encoded here:
- the LOC106420657 gene encoding putative B3 domain-containing protein At4g03160; this encodes MVTTNLVSEEDVAALTLVEYSKAPRKIFKEVTTSLTPEEEEEAEHEVMLALIQLSQNHPIKRSKRVKADKSQPEEVEVSDQAKQRKKRQPMKKDNSEETLTLLLNWNKTKPAKPPFLLELVGNVCSKPVRKQLMGSDVKKDQSRLKLGKAEVKKMVQQVMGKSDKVGTKGLEVSVYGQEGEVGKMMFKMWSVNTPVLMGIGWKNFVKDNDLTKHCDFLTIWMFRHKNSDEICFAIDKTRHHTVTRPLSKRISKAVFRNPN